The following proteins are co-located in the Myroides profundi genome:
- a CDS encoding TraG family conjugative transposon ATPase, giving the protein MRNTAKTNTLERMFPILSVENNCIVSKQADITVCYKVILPEIFTISDKEYETIHSVWHKAIKTLPEFTVIHKQDWFIKESYQADFSDAEQSYLSRSFERHFNERPYLNHSCYLFITKTTKERIKSQSNFSSLTRGELIPKEIRDKDSVQSFLEATTQLEKIVNDSGLIHLTKLSEEDIIGSEDKSGLLEQYLTLSPSKRGSLQDIAISSDKVRVGDNRLSLHTLSNTDDLPTEVSYLSRYEKLSTDKSSMALSFAGPVGLLLNCNHIYNQYLFLEDSDYNLKQFEKSAKNMHSLARYSRANQINKQWIEEYLNEAHSKGLTSIKAHFNVMAWSDNPSELKQLKNDTGSAIASMECVPRHNTVDAATLYWAGMPGNSGDFPSEESFFTFIEPALCLFTGETNYQNSLSPFGIKMADRLTGKPIHLDISDLPMKKGIITNRNKFILGPSGSGKSFFTNHMVRQYYEQNAHVLLVDTGNSYQGLCELIKGKTKGQDGVYFTYTEENPIAFNPFYTDDGVFDIEKRESIKTLILTLWKRYDQPPSRAEEVALSNAVSGYIQKLQTSNLKPSFNSFYEYIKTDYKAELEQKKVREKDFDLANFLNVLEPYYKGGEYDYLLNSESELDLLNKRFIVFEIDAIKDHKILFPIVTIIIMEVFINKMRHLKGQRKLILIEEAWKAIAKEGMADYLKYLFKTVRKFFGEAIVVTQEVDDIIQSPIVKESIINNSDCKILLDQRKYMNKFDDIQAMLGLTDKEKAQILSINLNNNPNRLYKEVWIGLGGMQSGVYATEVSYSEYLAYTTEETEKLEVMNLAKELDGNVEMAIKRLVQEK; this is encoded by the coding sequence ATGAGAAATACAGCTAAGACAAATACATTAGAGCGGATGTTTCCAATTCTATCAGTGGAGAACAACTGTATTGTCTCCAAACAAGCAGATATCACGGTTTGTTATAAAGTTATCTTACCTGAGATATTTACCATCTCAGATAAGGAGTATGAAACTATTCACAGCGTGTGGCATAAGGCTATTAAAACATTGCCTGAGTTTACGGTTATTCACAAACAAGATTGGTTTATAAAAGAAAGCTATCAGGCAGATTTTAGTGATGCAGAGCAAAGTTATTTAAGTAGAAGCTTTGAAAGGCATTTTAATGAGCGCCCTTATCTTAATCACAGCTGTTATCTCTTTATTACAAAGACAACCAAGGAACGAATTAAAAGCCAAAGCAATTTTTCATCACTTACAAGAGGAGAACTGATTCCTAAAGAAATAAGAGATAAAGACTCGGTTCAAAGCTTTTTAGAAGCCACGACTCAGCTTGAAAAGATAGTAAATGATAGTGGACTGATTCACTTAACTAAATTATCTGAAGAAGACATTATTGGCTCGGAAGATAAAAGTGGACTTTTAGAGCAGTATTTAACGCTAAGTCCTAGTAAAAGAGGAAGTCTTCAAGATATAGCTATAAGTAGCGATAAGGTTAGAGTAGGAGATAATAGACTTTCTTTACATACCCTTTCAAACACAGATGATCTGCCTACTGAGGTATCATATTTATCACGCTATGAGAAGCTGTCAACTGATAAAAGCAGTATGGCTTTATCGTTTGCAGGGCCAGTTGGACTCTTGCTTAATTGTAATCATATCTACAATCAATATTTGTTTTTAGAAGATAGTGATTACAATCTAAAGCAGTTTGAAAAGTCAGCTAAAAATATGCACTCACTTGCTAGATACAGTAGAGCGAATCAAATCAACAAGCAGTGGATAGAAGAGTATTTAAATGAAGCTCATAGTAAGGGGCTAACATCTATAAAAGCTCATTTTAATGTAATGGCATGGTCAGATAATCCAAGTGAGCTTAAACAGCTTAAAAACGATACAGGAAGTGCTATCGCTTCTATGGAGTGTGTACCAAGACACAATACAGTAGATGCTGCGACACTTTACTGGGCAGGTATGCCTGGAAATAGCGGAGATTTTCCAAGTGAAGAGAGCTTTTTTACGTTCATAGAACCTGCCTTATGCTTATTTACAGGGGAGACGAATTATCAAAACTCGCTATCACCCTTTGGAATTAAAATGGCAGATCGGCTTACTGGTAAACCGATTCATTTAGATATATCGGATTTACCGATGAAAAAGGGAATTATCACCAACCGCAACAAGTTTATCTTGGGGCCATCGGGAAGTGGCAAGAGTTTTTTTACCAATCATATGGTAAGGCAGTACTATGAGCAAAACGCTCATGTACTGCTTGTTGATACTGGGAATTCTTATCAAGGCTTATGCGAATTAATTAAAGGCAAAACAAAAGGACAGGATGGTGTATACTTCACTTATACTGAAGAAAACCCAATTGCGTTTAATCCTTTTTATACTGATGACGGAGTATTTGATATTGAAAAAAGAGAGAGTATTAAAACGCTCATCTTGACGCTTTGGAAGCGTTATGACCAGCCGCCCTCACGAGCTGAGGAAGTAGCGCTTTCAAACGCTGTTAGTGGCTATATCCAAAAGCTTCAAACAAGCAATTTAAAACCAAGTTTCAATAGTTTTTATGAGTATATCAAAACGGATTACAAAGCTGAGTTAGAACAAAAGAAGGTTAGAGAAAAGGACTTTGATCTGGCTAACTTTTTAAATGTACTCGAGCCTTATTACAAAGGAGGGGAGTATGACTATCTATTAAACTCAGAAAGCGAGCTTGATCTACTTAATAAACGCTTTATCGTCTTTGAAATTGACGCCATCAAGGATCACAAAATTTTGTTTCCCATAGTGACTATTATCATTATGGAAGTATTTATAAATAAGATGCGACACCTTAAAGGACAGCGGAAATTAATCTTAATTGAGGAGGCTTGGAAGGCTATAGCCAAAGAGGGGATGGCAGACTATCTAAAATACCTTTTTAAAACTGTTAGAAAGTTCTTTGGAGAGGCAATAGTAGTAACCCAAGAGGTAGATGATATTATTCAATCCCCGATTGTAAAGGAAAGTATTATCAATAACTCTGATTGTAAGATCCTACTTGATCAGCGCAAGTACATGAATAAGTTTGATGATATACAGGCCATGCTTGGCCTTACTGACAAAGAAAAAGCTCAGATCCTTTCAATAAACCTAAACAACAACCCTAACCGCCTTTACAAAGAAGTATGGATTGGCCTAGGTGGAATGCAATCAGGAGTCTATGCCACAGAAGTGAGCTACAGCGAGTATCTGGCTTATACCACAGAAGAAACTGAAAAATTAGAGGTTATGAACCTCGCTAAAGAGCTTGATGGTAATGTGGAGATGGCTATAAAGCGGCTTGTACAAGAAAAGTAG
- a CDS encoding DUF4141 domain-containing protein, translating into MKRLLQVVMIAMLFILPIKNYAQWTVYDPGNLAQGIINSANEIRQTSATVSNVLKNFKEVEKVYNQSKEYYDKLQAVNNLVKDARKVQQTVLLVGDVSELYVKNFGKMLNDPNFSAQELVAIANGYSVLLQESTELVKELKQIVSSSTLSLNDKERMDVIDRVYKEVKEYHNLVSYYTRKNIGISILRAKKKNNTQRVLDLYGTSNQKYW; encoded by the coding sequence ATGAAAAGACTATTACAGGTAGTAATGATAGCGATGCTATTTATTCTACCAATAAAGAATTATGCCCAGTGGACAGTATATGATCCTGGAAATTTAGCTCAAGGTATTATAAATAGTGCTAATGAAATAAGGCAAACTTCTGCTACAGTTAGCAATGTGCTTAAAAACTTCAAGGAAGTAGAAAAGGTCTATAACCAGAGCAAGGAGTATTATGATAAACTCCAAGCAGTAAACAATCTTGTTAAAGACGCAAGGAAGGTGCAACAAACTGTGCTTTTAGTAGGAGACGTTTCGGAGCTGTATGTCAAAAACTTTGGCAAGATGCTTAATGATCCAAACTTCTCTGCCCAGGAGCTTGTAGCTATAGCTAATGGATATTCCGTGCTTCTTCAAGAAAGCACAGAACTTGTGAAGGAGCTTAAGCAGATAGTAAGTAGCTCAACCTTGTCTTTAAATGATAAAGAGCGAATGGATGTTATAGATAGGGTTTACAAAGAAGTAAAAGAATATCACAACCTTGTTAGTTACTACACAAGAAAAAATATTGGAATCAGCATCTTAAGGGCTAAAAAGAAAAAC